The Saccharopolyspora gloriosae genome has a segment encoding these proteins:
- a CDS encoding AAA family ATPase → MVADHRVRVGLPGRLVGRDDELDRIAEAARIAATGAGRAVLLRGPAGIGKTGVLRSALDRLDGHAARTLTARCPETGSGPYSAVRALFEPLHGAEFAGSSRLALPALAPEQATGDTANGTYAVLHGLHWLAADLAAEGLLVLAVDDVQWCDENSLRFLAFLLRRAEDLPLLVLLTQRSDGAAPEALGEIAGMPLCETLELPALDPEAVAELLACSLPEPPTSGFAARCAQVTGGNPFLLNRVLRRLREDPAGALGDVERLDELGRTVVLRSLLDRLSERGIAVARAIAILPGEQPELIAALAGIHQRMAATALRELRDHDLVAPAGGAGFVHDFVRQTVLERIPPAELDRLRERAAMLLNDVGRPAEEVAVLLLQLPDGPLPWMAEVLRDAATRAEQRGAPGMAARCLERVLMLHDSDVAVLTQAARVSDPPTGLRRLERALELIDDPRARVPVAVQYALFSLSAQNSVRAFEVVSAAVDEFDAVLGADLSDADRTLRTLAESVLLISGLDEKSTLVRVGARFRDMTPPAGDTGEERQLLSMLAVLGTLLNRPAAEVAGQARQVLRINDLEHGGWAFLGAALPLYLADDNESALEALGTLIEHTQRSGQAWTYCLATSTRAMVHHWTGDLTEALADAQSCHDVLVQESWAEAMTMPQIALAGSLISQGEPARAEELLNGITRRRFEDFSVEYHQFLMARAHAREGLGDAEGALEQLFRCARSLREAGIVNPVFAPWWFDAARLLGDLGRLDEGMRAAEHGAALAQQWGTRRAQGMALAARGAVTAGRAAVPVLSEAVRLLADSPGKLEHAKAEHLLGRALLRAGEPEGAREHLRSALDLSVLRRDHAQVSASSAALLAAGGRLRQGTDSPAHALSGSERRVAARAAEGRRTGRSRSRCSSRSGPWSCT, encoded by the coding sequence ATGGTGGCTGATCATCGGGTGCGGGTCGGCCTGCCGGGGCGGCTCGTCGGCCGTGACGACGAGCTCGACCGCATCGCGGAGGCGGCGCGGATCGCGGCGACCGGCGCGGGCCGGGCCGTCCTGCTGCGCGGACCCGCGGGCATCGGCAAGACCGGCGTGCTGCGCAGCGCGCTGGATCGGCTCGACGGCCACGCCGCCCGCACGCTCACCGCGCGTTGCCCGGAAACCGGATCCGGCCCTTACAGCGCGGTCCGCGCCCTGTTCGAACCGTTGCACGGGGCCGAGTTCGCGGGCAGTTCCCGGCTCGCGTTGCCCGCACTGGCCCCGGAACAGGCCACCGGGGACACCGCCAACGGCACCTACGCGGTGCTGCACGGCCTGCACTGGCTGGCCGCCGACCTCGCCGCCGAAGGCCTGCTGGTGCTGGCCGTCGACGACGTGCAGTGGTGCGACGAGAATTCGTTGCGTTTCCTGGCCTTTCTGCTGCGCCGGGCGGAGGATCTGCCGCTGCTGGTGCTGCTGACGCAGCGTTCCGACGGCGCCGCGCCCGAGGCGCTCGGTGAGATCGCCGGGATGCCGTTGTGCGAGACCTTGGAACTGCCCGCGCTGGATCCGGAAGCGGTCGCCGAGCTGCTCGCCTGCTCGCTGCCGGAGCCGCCCACGTCCGGGTTCGCCGCCCGCTGCGCGCAGGTGACCGGCGGCAACCCTTTCCTGCTCAACAGGGTGCTGCGCCGATTGCGCGAGGATCCGGCGGGGGCGCTGGGCGATGTGGAGCGGCTCGACGAGCTGGGCCGCACCGTGGTGCTGCGGTCCCTGCTGGACCGGCTCTCCGAACGCGGCATCGCGGTGGCCCGCGCGATCGCGATCCTGCCGGGCGAGCAGCCGGAGCTGATCGCGGCGCTGGCGGGCATCCACCAGCGGATGGCCGCGACGGCACTGCGCGAACTGCGCGACCACGACCTGGTCGCCCCCGCGGGCGGCGCCGGGTTCGTGCACGACTTCGTCCGCCAGACGGTGCTGGAGCGCATCCCGCCCGCCGAGCTCGATCGGCTGCGGGAGCGGGCCGCGATGCTGCTCAACGACGTCGGGCGCCCGGCGGAGGAGGTCGCGGTGCTGCTGTTGCAGCTGCCGGACGGTCCACTCCCGTGGATGGCCGAGGTGTTGCGCGACGCGGCGACCCGGGCGGAGCAGCGCGGTGCTCCCGGCATGGCGGCGCGCTGCCTGGAACGGGTGCTGATGCTGCACGACTCCGACGTCGCGGTGCTGACGCAGGCCGCGCGGGTGTCGGATCCGCCGACCGGGCTGCGACGGCTGGAGCGCGCGCTGGAGCTGATCGACGATCCGCGCGCACGGGTTCCGGTGGCGGTGCAGTACGCTCTTTTCTCCTTGTCGGCGCAGAATTCGGTGCGCGCGTTCGAGGTCGTCTCGGCGGCGGTGGACGAGTTCGACGCGGTGCTCGGTGCGGACCTGAGCGACGCGGACCGGACCCTGCGGACGCTGGCCGAATCGGTGCTGCTGATCTCCGGGCTCGATGAGAAGTCGACGCTGGTGCGGGTCGGCGCCCGGTTCCGCGACATGACTCCGCCCGCGGGCGACACCGGGGAGGAACGCCAGCTGCTGAGCATGCTGGCCGTGCTGGGAACCCTGCTCAACCGGCCTGCGGCTGAGGTGGCCGGGCAGGCGCGGCAGGTGCTCCGGATCAACGATCTGGAGCACGGCGGCTGGGCGTTCCTGGGTGCGGCGCTGCCGCTGTATCTGGCCGATGACAACGAGTCCGCGCTGGAGGCGCTGGGAACGCTGATAGAGCACACCCAGCGATCCGGCCAGGCGTGGACGTACTGCTTGGCCACCAGCACCCGCGCGATGGTGCACCACTGGACGGGCGACCTCACCGAGGCGCTGGCCGATGCGCAGTCCTGCCACGACGTGCTGGTGCAGGAGTCCTGGGCCGAGGCGATGACGATGCCGCAGATCGCGCTGGCCGGATCGTTGATCAGCCAGGGCGAGCCTGCCCGCGCGGAGGAGCTGCTGAACGGGATCACCCGCCGCCGCTTCGAGGACTTTTCCGTGGAATACCACCAGTTCTTGATGGCCCGCGCGCACGCCCGCGAGGGCCTGGGTGATGCGGAGGGGGCGCTGGAGCAGTTGTTCCGGTGCGCGCGGAGTCTCCGGGAGGCGGGCATCGTGAATCCGGTGTTCGCGCCCTGGTGGTTCGACGCCGCGCGCCTGCTCGGTGATCTCGGCAGGCTCGATGAGGGCATGCGGGCGGCAGAGCACGGCGCGGCTTTGGCGCAGCAGTGGGGAACCCGCCGCGCTCAGGGCATGGCGCTGGCGGCGCGCGGGGCGGTGACGGCGGGCCGGGCTGCGGTGCCGGTGCTGTCCGAGGCGGTGCGGTTGCTCGCCGATTCGCCGGGGAAGCTGGAGCACGCGAAGGCGGAGCACCTGCTGGGGCGTGCGCTGTTGCGGGCCGGGGAGCCGGAGGGCGCGCGGGAACATTTGCGGTCGGCGCTGGATTTGTCGGTATTGCGCCGTGATCATGCTCAGGTCTCGGCGTCCTCGGCCGCGTTGCTGGCGGCGGGCGGGCGGTTGCGGCAGGGCACGGATTCGCCGGCGCACGCGCTCAGCGGCAGTGAGCGCCGGGTGGCGGCTCGCGCGGCGGAGGGGCGACGAACCGGGAGATCGCGGAGTCGTTGTTCCTCACGGTCCGGACCGTGGAGCTGCACTTGA
- a CDS encoding AAA family ATPase, with product MVAVHDALDSRSAFPGGRHLAGRDAELGVLRELVDDLGRGRSGVLTISGGPGTGRSALLEAMLAEARAAGLNTAAAQSSPLETDLPYSTVAQLIALLCPPEQLTRISSVWAEGAATNAPIPFLRKHFLGLARDRPLLFAVDDHQWIDPWSLAWCHALSRHLDQAPILMVRTVRDTAPETPGGSRWDESVPVTPRRVRLSELSTSDVSDLLSRYGPVDEEFSTAATAASAGNPAVLRAVLAEFERAGLGFEARHVPRLRVHVADAVADLVGRTQRGLPAAHVELLRAITFCGGEFDFELACALAGLHGRAAEETRTALWHLGLLCESEDGPRVSTPSVAAGVLAEMEPAAREQLHARAAEIGHRAAIEPAALAELLLSAPQMRKRWVVETLVEASEQHRREGRFERATELLRRALREPVPTACRQRLLAELAAIEVAHAPVASDGRLRQVLTDAAGIGDAGLLVRAADLLVSRGDAETARRELAIVCARTRNPALDALSRLADEECGPEPELLATPLPPLPDEPADAAQAGVLAWRYARLGRRPDLVRTFARQALSSRDADAPLGPRIAACRALACRDDLEEAAAGLTAVISDAGRRGARAAAAHAFVQRAVLSVKDGRFPAAAADLAAAERELPLHCWHPAMLPHYLATKIAALLRREQVAEAEQVAATELPPGAERGMAFGYLLHARGELKLAAGDAATALGYFQECGRILRAKEWLNPAVLSWRMPAAIAQGRLGEARAATRLVGEELELAERWGLPGLLEPVHRAALSALAVAGSDSSGPGSAGVPAMGAALPAALSVPERRAASLAARGLSNKDIAEELGVTVRTVELRLTKSYRKLGIDGRAQLPADLGE from the coding sequence ATGGTCGCCGTCCACGACGCCCTTGATTCCCGGTCCGCGTTTCCCGGCGGACGCCACTTGGCGGGGCGGGACGCCGAGCTCGGCGTGCTGCGCGAACTCGTTGACGACCTGGGCCGCGGCCGATCCGGTGTGCTCACCATCAGCGGCGGCCCCGGAACCGGCCGCAGCGCACTGCTGGAGGCGATGCTCGCGGAGGCCCGCGCGGCCGGTCTCAACACCGCGGCCGCGCAGAGCTCACCGCTGGAGACCGATTTGCCCTACAGCACGGTCGCCCAGCTGATCGCGCTGCTCTGCCCGCCCGAACAGCTCACCCGGATCAGCTCGGTGTGGGCCGAGGGTGCCGCCACCAACGCGCCGATTCCCTTTCTCCGCAAGCACTTCCTCGGCCTGGCCCGGGACCGGCCGCTGCTGTTCGCGGTCGACGACCACCAGTGGATCGACCCGTGGTCGCTGGCCTGGTGCCACGCGCTGAGCAGGCACCTGGACCAGGCGCCGATCCTGATGGTCCGCACCGTGCGGGACACCGCGCCCGAAACGCCGGGCGGCTCGCGGTGGGACGAGTCCGTGCCGGTGACTCCGCGCCGGGTCCGGCTCTCAGAACTGTCCACTTCGGACGTATCGGATCTGCTGTCCCGGTACGGACCCGTCGACGAGGAGTTCAGCACCGCCGCGACGGCGGCCAGCGCGGGCAACCCCGCGGTGCTGCGCGCGGTGCTCGCCGAGTTCGAGCGGGCAGGGCTGGGTTTCGAGGCCCGGCACGTGCCGAGGCTGCGAGTGCACGTCGCCGACGCCGTCGCCGACCTCGTCGGGCGGACCCAGCGCGGATTGCCCGCGGCGCACGTGGAGCTGCTGCGCGCGATCACCTTCTGCGGCGGCGAATTCGACTTCGAACTCGCCTGTGCGCTCGCCGGCCTGCACGGGCGCGCGGCCGAGGAGACCCGCACCGCGCTGTGGCACCTCGGCCTGCTGTGCGAATCGGAGGACGGCCCGCGCGTGTCCACTCCTTCGGTGGCCGCCGGGGTGCTCGCCGAGATGGAACCGGCCGCACGTGAGCAGCTGCACGCGCGGGCCGCCGAAATCGGGCACCGCGCCGCCATCGAACCGGCCGCACTGGCCGAACTCCTGCTCAGCGCCCCGCAAATGCGCAAGCGGTGGGTGGTGGAAACGCTCGTCGAGGCCAGTGAGCAGCACCGCAGGGAAGGCCGCTTCGAACGGGCCACCGAGCTGCTGCGGCGCGCGCTGCGCGAGCCCGTGCCGACCGCGTGCAGGCAGCGGCTGCTGGCGGAGCTCGCCGCGATCGAGGTCGCGCACGCGCCGGTCGCCAGCGACGGCCGGTTGCGCCAGGTGCTGACCGACGCCGCGGGCATCGGCGACGCCGGGCTGCTGGTGCGCGCGGCGGACCTGCTGGTCAGTCGCGGCGACGCGGAGACCGCGCGACGCGAACTCGCGATCGTCTGCGCCCGCACCCGGAATCCGGCGCTGGACGCGTTGAGCCGGTTGGCCGACGAGGAGTGCGGGCCGGAACCGGAACTGCTCGCCACTCCGCTGCCGCCGCTGCCGGACGAGCCGGCCGACGCCGCGCAGGCCGGCGTGCTGGCTTGGCGGTACGCCCGGCTCGGCCGCCGCCCGGACCTGGTGCGCACGTTCGCGCGACAGGCGCTGTCGAGCCGGGACGCCGACGCGCCGCTGGGGCCGCGGATCGCGGCCTGCCGGGCACTGGCCTGCCGGGACGACTTGGAGGAGGCCGCCGCCGGACTCACCGCGGTGATCTCCGACGCGGGCCGTCGCGGAGCGCGCGCGGCCGCGGCGCACGCGTTCGTGCAGCGGGCGGTGCTCAGCGTCAAGGACGGCCGTTTTCCCGCCGCGGCGGCCGATCTGGCGGCGGCGGAACGGGAACTGCCGCTGCACTGCTGGCATCCGGCGATGCTGCCGCACTACCTGGCCACGAAGATCGCCGCGCTGCTGCGGCGGGAACAGGTCGCCGAGGCCGAACAGGTGGCCGCGACCGAGCTGCCGCCGGGCGCGGAACGCGGCATGGCGTTCGGATACCTGCTGCACGCGCGCGGCGAGCTGAAACTGGCCGCCGGCGACGCGGCGACCGCGCTGGGTTATTTCCAGGAGTGCGGCCGGATTCTGCGCGCCAAGGAGTGGCTGAACCCGGCGGTGCTGTCCTGGCGGATGCCCGCGGCGATCGCCCAGGGCAGGCTCGGTGAGGCCCGCGCCGCGACCCGGCTGGTCGGCGAGGAGCTCGAACTCGCCGAACGCTGGGGCCTGCCGGGCCTGCTGGAACCCGTGCACCGGGCCGCGTTGTCCGCGCTTGCCGTGGCCGGGTCGGACTCGTCGGGACCGGGTTCGGCCGGTGTTCCCGCGATGGGGGCCGCGCTGCCTGCGGCGCTGTCGGTTCCTGAACGCCGCGCCGCGAGCCTCGCCGCGCGCGGACTGTCCAACAAGGACATCGCGGAGGAGCTGGGCGTGACGGTGCGGACCGTGGAGCTGCGGCTGACGAAGTCCTACCGCAAGCTCGGCATCGACGGGCGGGCGCAGTTGCCCGCCGACCTGGGCGAGTGA